From Acidobacteriota bacterium, a single genomic window includes:
- a CDS encoding 50S ribosomal protein L11 methyltransferase, whose amino-acid sequence MKKKEKDEQLAMHLPGLLQYHQVMLTDPVRNKLLFEAISSNVNDETRFLDIGAGTGVWAIIAAKLGAQRVVAVEVEEALIPIIYKHAQENGVADKIEIIHGNSNDVKIRGKFDVIVSELFGSDAFGPATVQSFVDVRKRFLAPNGVLIPQKLAMYVVPAEIERPTFGFPAELPITFDFLGSLRLNYFQNLDLAARSGVRFLAEPRVILELDFASVVAPPLTTKPTVSWELDNLAQVNAFVVFSQSVFTNAITMDSFDSQSWGANAYQFQPFAASAGVVEFQMTMDGPKSIWSVSLPSHPEMSPRSYAPMFAPARIRMVQQTTPHRKFRPRPAPKTLESSSAKTRD is encoded by the coding sequence ATGAAAAAGAAAGAAAAAGACGAACAACTAGCGATGCATCTTCCCGGTCTGCTGCAATATCACCAGGTGATGTTGACTGATCCAGTCCGGAACAAATTGCTTTTTGAAGCCATTAGCAGCAACGTCAACGATGAAACAAGATTTCTTGATATCGGAGCCGGGACGGGCGTCTGGGCGATCATTGCCGCCAAACTCGGTGCCCAACGCGTCGTCGCCGTCGAGGTCGAAGAGGCTCTAATACCGATCATTTACAAACACGCGCAGGAAAACGGTGTCGCCGACAAGATCGAGATAATTCACGGAAATTCGAACGATGTAAAGATCCGCGGGAAATTCGACGTAATCGTCAGCGAGTTGTTCGGGAGCGACGCGTTCGGCCCGGCGACTGTTCAGTCCTTCGTCGATGTGAGAAAGCGCTTTTTGGCTCCGAACGGCGTTTTGATCCCTCAGAAACTTGCGATGTACGTGGTTCCCGCGGAGATTGAACGACCAACGTTCGGCTTTCCGGCCGAACTGCCGATCACCTTCGATTTCTTAGGGTCATTAAGACTAAACTACTTTCAGAATCTCGACTTGGCAGCTCGCTCCGGCGTTCGTTTCCTTGCTGAACCGCGCGTGATTCTAGAGTTGGATTTTGCATCGGTCGTGGCCCCGCCGCTGACAACGAAGCCTACCGTCTCTTGGGAACTCGATAATCTGGCGCAGGTTAACGCTTTCGTTGTTTTTAGTCAATCGGTTTTCACGAATGCGATCACGATGGACAGCTTCGATTCGCAAAGCTGGGGCGCGAATGCGTATCAATTTCAACCCTTTGCTGCGTCTGCGGGCGTGGTTGAGTTTCAAATGACGATGGACGGTCCGAAGTCTATCTGGTCGGTCAGTTTGCCCTCTCACCCCGAGATGTCGCCGCGAAGCTACGCGCCGATGTTCGCACCAGCCCGGATCCGTATGGTCCAGCAGACGACCCCGCACCGTAAATTTCGGCCTCGGCCAGCCCCCAAAACGCTCGAATCGAGTTCCGCCAAAACAAGAGACTGA
- a CDS encoding PqqD family protein: MKKNSTPRSRHDELVVQEVDGELLIYDLRNDKAFCLNPTSALVWQACDGKRNVAEINAYVSEKLNAESNEDLVWLAIDQLKKEKLFENGSEVVDYFEGMSRREVIKKIGLGSAISIPIVASLIAPMAVHAAVSLCGPNNNAVCNTPYPNCPTLPPPAYMGASPTCSPAPMGCSCQGPWSCPSGNNARGRCA, encoded by the coding sequence ATGAAAAAGAACTCGACCCCCAGAAGCCGTCACGATGAACTCGTTGTTCAGGAAGTGGACGGTGAACTGCTGATCTACGATCTTCGAAATGACAAGGCCTTTTGTCTCAATCCGACCTCGGCTCTCGTCTGGCAGGCGTGCGATGGCAAACGAAATGTGGCGGAGATCAATGCCTACGTCAGCGAAAAGCTGAACGCCGAAAGCAACGAAGACCTCGTCTGGCTCGCGATCGATCAGTTGAAAAAGGAAAAGCTCTTCGAAAACGGTTCGGAGGTCGTGGACTATTTCGAAGGAATGTCGCGCCGGGAAGTGATCAAGAAAATCGGACTTGGATCGGCAATTTCGATTCCGATTGTAGCGTCTCTGATTGCGCCAATGGCTGTTCACGCTGCTGTCTCTCTTTGCGGGCCGAACAATAATGCAGTCTGCAACACTCCGTATCCTAATTGCCCTACGCTTCCGCCGCCGGCGTACATGGGGGCGTCGCCGACTTGCTCCCCTGCGCCTATGGGTTGTTCCTGTCAGGGGCCGTGGTCTTGTCCTTCTGGGAACAATGCACGAGGGAGGTGCGCTTGA
- a CDS encoding DUF1223 domain-containing protein translates to MKKLIILFLAFILSACVSQTVESQKLPETPAAQSTVSPVIVELFTSEGCSSCPAAERALEFLRREQPVPNAEIITLALHVDYWDRSGWKDEFSSPLFTQRQEFYASRFKLDSAYTPQMVIDGRFEVVGSDTGRATRLIQDAAKHPKAAIEAKFVGNELNINIDSIPKHEDATVFVAVVEDEITREISGGENRGRTLKHASVVRELRAIGPVRSDTSTVAISDRIGFQSRLETRFSPLGGFHTGKCVEKDHRRGDVRILSRNVCSAIRA, encoded by the coding sequence ATGAAAAAACTGATCATTCTGTTCTTGGCGTTCATTCTTTCCGCGTGCGTTTCGCAGACGGTCGAAAGTCAAAAACTCCCCGAAACGCCGGCGGCGCAATCGACGGTTTCGCCGGTGATCGTCGAACTGTTTACGTCCGAAGGATGTTCGAGCTGTCCGGCGGCGGAACGGGCGCTCGAGTTCCTGCGCCGCGAGCAGCCCGTTCCGAATGCCGAGATCATCACGCTCGCGCTCCACGTCGATTACTGGGACCGTTCGGGCTGGAAAGACGAGTTCTCGTCGCCGCTTTTTACGCAGCGGCAGGAGTTTTACGCGTCGCGGTTCAAGCTTGATTCGGCATACACGCCGCAGATGGTCATCGACGGCCGTTTCGAAGTGGTTGGAAGCGACACCGGCCGCGCGACGCGGCTAATCCAAGACGCGGCGAAACATCCGAAGGCTGCGATAGAAGCGAAATTCGTCGGAAACGAGCTGAACATCAACATCGATTCGATTCCGAAACACGAGGACGCGACCGTTTTCGTCGCGGTCGTGGAGGACGAGATCACCCGCGAGATCTCGGGAGGTGAAAATCGCGGCCGGACGTTGAAACACGCGTCGGTCGTCCGCGAACTCCGTGCGATCGGTCCGGTGCGCTCGGATACGAGTACTGTCGCGATCAGCGACCGGATAGGTTTCCAGTCCAGACTGGAAACGCGGTTCTCTCCGCTCGGTGGTTTTCATACAGGAAAATGCGTCGAGAAAGATCATCGGCGCGGTGATGTTCGGATTTTGAGCCGTAACGTTTGTTCGGCGATACGTGCCTGA
- the uvrA gene encoding excinuclease ABC subunit UvrA: MKASSQIAEDRIEVRGARVHNLKNISFSIPVNKMTIVTGVSGSGKSSLAFDTIYAEGQRRYVESLSAYARQFLERMDKPDVDEIIGIAPAIAIRQKNSTRNPRSTVATQTEIYDYLRLLFARVGQTFCAACDTEIKKDSPESAADDVLGKLEAGARFYVLFRINDDIFAGKSAKTTEKARRLHVSAVLLSLMQNGFTRLFRGGETIDLQTPEDYKFLDFDGTFVLIDRLKAEPSIRQRLVDSLEICFRETRSATILSTAGTELNFSDAFVCKNDGSVYEEPEPRLFSFNSPFGACPTCQGFGNAIGIDYDRVVPNDSISIADGAIEPLSRPQYAWAHKALVAFCHSEEISTSAPFNELTASEQKAIFEGKDKWKGVVGFFEWLETKKYKLHVRVFLAKYRGYTTCPECRGGRLRKEARAVKIGGRSLPEAVEMSIKDATIFFNELELSPERATIADKLLLEVRRRLKFMVDVGLDYLTLDRLASTLSGGEAQRIQLATNLGSLLVGTLYVLDEPSIGLHPRDNSRLIRILENLRDIGNTVLVVEHDEDTIRAADHILDIGLYAGELGGNIIYEGDFEGMMRSEESLTAKYLRGEAEIKIPQKRRVASDRRISIKGAREHNLKDVSVDIPLDMLVCITGVSGSGKSTLVHDVLYAGIKKSRGEWQGQVGRFREIEGTGNIDDVVLVDQSPIGRTPRSNPVTYIKAYDAIREVFASTNLSKSKGYNPSHFSFNVPGGRCETCQGSGTVTVEMQFLADVELTCEDCRGTRFKSEILDVKYKGKSIADVLQMTVREAIVFFKDTNKLVNRLKVIDAVGLGYLRLGQSATTLSGGEAQRVKLAAHLSQKTQSRTLFIFDEPTTGLHFDDINKLLGAFRALIDGGGSLVVIEHNLDVIKTADHVIDLGPEGGTGGGEVVATGTPEEIAANDKSITGKYLRL, encoded by the coding sequence ATGAAGGCAAGCTCGCAAATCGCGGAAGACAGGATCGAGGTTCGCGGCGCACGCGTTCACAACCTTAAGAACATCTCGTTTTCGATTCCGGTCAATAAGATGACGATCGTCACCGGCGTTTCGGGCTCCGGCAAGTCGAGCCTCGCCTTCGATACGATCTACGCCGAGGGGCAGCGGCGTTACGTCGAATCGCTTTCGGCGTACGCGCGGCAGTTTCTCGAACGGATGGACAAGCCGGACGTCGACGAGATCATCGGCATCGCGCCGGCGATCGCCATTCGTCAGAAAAATTCGACCCGAAACCCGCGCTCGACCGTCGCGACCCAGACCGAAATATACGATTACCTCCGATTGCTTTTCGCCCGCGTCGGCCAGACGTTTTGCGCCGCCTGCGATACCGAAATAAAAAAGGATTCGCCCGAAAGCGCTGCCGACGATGTTCTCGGCAAACTCGAAGCCGGAGCGCGCTTTTACGTGCTTTTCCGGATCAATGACGACATTTTCGCCGGCAAGTCCGCCAAAACGACCGAAAAGGCGCGGCGGCTGCACGTCTCCGCGGTTTTGCTGTCGCTGATGCAAAACGGTTTCACGCGTCTGTTCCGCGGCGGCGAGACGATCGACCTGCAAACGCCGGAAGACTACAAGTTCCTCGATTTTGACGGGACTTTCGTCCTCATCGACCGCCTCAAGGCCGAGCCCTCGATCCGTCAGCGCTTGGTCGATTCGCTTGAGATCTGTTTTCGCGAAACCCGTTCCGCGACGATCCTGTCGACCGCCGGGACGGAACTCAATTTCTCGGACGCGTTCGTCTGCAAAAACGACGGCTCGGTCTACGAAGAACCCGAACCCCGCCTTTTTAGTTTCAACTCGCCGTTCGGCGCCTGTCCGACGTGCCAGGGATTCGGGAACGCGATCGGAATCGACTACGATCGCGTCGTGCCGAACGATTCGATCTCGATCGCCGACGGCGCGATCGAACCGCTCAGCCGCCCGCAGTACGCCTGGGCCCACAAAGCGTTGGTCGCTTTTTGTCACAGCGAAGAGATCTCGACCTCGGCGCCTTTCAACGAACTTACGGCGAGCGAACAAAAGGCGATCTTCGAGGGAAAGGACAAATGGAAGGGCGTCGTCGGATTCTTCGAATGGCTCGAAACCAAGAAGTACAAGCTCCACGTTCGCGTTTTTCTGGCGAAATACCGCGGTTATACGACGTGTCCCGAATGCCGCGGCGGACGGCTCAGAAAAGAAGCGCGTGCGGTCAAGATAGGCGGAAGGTCGCTGCCGGAAGCGGTCGAAATGTCGATCAAGGACGCAACAATATTTTTTAACGAGCTGGAACTCTCACCGGAACGAGCGACGATCGCCGATAAACTGCTTTTGGAGGTTCGCCGGCGACTGAAGTTTATGGTCGATGTCGGGCTCGATTACCTGACGCTCGACCGGCTCGCTTCGACGCTCTCGGGCGGCGAGGCGCAGCGCATACAGCTCGCGACGAATCTCGGCTCGCTTCTTGTCGGAACGCTCTACGTGCTCGACGAGCCGTCGATCGGGCTTCATCCGCGCGACAACTCGCGCTTGATCCGGATCCTCGAGAATCTCCGCGACATCGGCAACACGGTGCTCGTCGTCGAACACGACGAAGACACGATCCGGGCGGCAGATCATATCCTGGACATCGGGCTCTATGCCGGCGAACTCGGCGGAAACATCATTTACGAAGGTGATTTCGAGGGAATGATGCGTTCGGAAGAGTCTTTGACCGCGAAGTATCTCCGCGGCGAGGCCGAGATCAAGATCCCGCAAAAACGTCGCGTTGCGTCGGATCGACGAATCTCGATCAAAGGCGCGCGCGAACATAATCTGAAAGATGTTTCGGTCGACATTCCGCTCGATATGCTGGTCTGCATCACCGGCGTTTCCGGATCCGGCAAATCGACGCTCGTTCACGACGTTCTTTACGCCGGGATCAAGAAATCGCGCGGTGAATGGCAGGGACAGGTCGGACGTTTTCGCGAGATCGAAGGCACCGGGAACATCGACGATGTGGTGTTGGTAGATCAGTCCCCGATCGGCCGCACGCCGCGTTCGAATCCGGTCACGTACATCAAGGCCTACGACGCGATCCGCGAGGTGTTCGCGTCGACGAATCTATCGAAATCGAAAGGCTACAACCCGTCTCATTTCTCTTTCAACGTTCCCGGCGGACGCTGCGAAACCTGTCAGGGCAGCGGAACCGTGACCGTTGAAATGCAGTTTCTCGCCGACGTCGAACTGACCTGCGAAGACTGTCGCGGGACGCGTTTCAAGTCGGAAATTCTCGACGTCAAATACAAGGGCAAGAGCATCGCCGACGTTTTGCAGATGACGGTGCGCGAGGCGATCGTTTTTTTCAAGGACACCAACAAGCTGGTCAATCGGCTGAAGGTCATCGACGCCGTCGGGCTCGGCTATCTGCGGCTCGGACAGTCGGCTACGACGCTCTCCGGCGGCGAGGCGCAGCGCGTCAAGCTGGCGGCGCATCTGTCGCAAAAAACGCAGTCGCGGACGCTGTTCATTTTTGACGAACCGACGACCGGACTTCACTTCGACGACATCAACAAACTCCTCGGCGCATTTCGCGCCCTCATCGACGGCGGCGGCAGCCTTGTCGTCATCGAACATAACCTCGACGTCATCAAGACGGCCGATCACGTCATCGACCTCGGCCCCGAAGGCGGCACCGGTGGCGGCGAAGTCGTCGCGACCGGCACACCGGAAGAGATCGCGGCGAACGACAAGTCAATCACCGGCAAGTATTTGCGGCTTTAG
- a CDS encoding transposase: protein MKNNYLFQPKGFRSNLGWYDRGYIPHFDGGEIPQFLTFRLFDSLPAHVVEKWRIETADTGEAGRVIFRKNVENYLDSGYGECFLKNEAVAEMVENSLLFHHGSKYGLIAWVVMPNHIHFLATPFEGVELAEIAHSIKSYTAHEANKILNRSGQFWQHEPFDRYIRNQRHYVNVIDYIENNPVKAGLCRNRSDWRYSSAWGERA from the coding sequence ATGAAAAACAATTATCTATTTCAGCCGAAGGGCTTTCGTTCAAACCTCGGATGGTATGACCGTGGCTACATCCCTCATTTCGACGGCGGTGAGATCCCGCAGTTTCTTACTTTCCGGCTGTTTGATTCGCTTCCGGCGCACGTCGTCGAAAAATGGCGGATCGAAACAGCAGATACAGGCGAAGCAGGCCGGGTGATCTTTCGAAAGAATGTCGAGAATTACCTTGATTCCGGTTACGGCGAGTGTTTCCTGAAGAACGAAGCCGTCGCGGAAATGGTCGAGAACAGTCTGCTGTTTCATCACGGCAGCAAGTATGGGTTGATCGCTTGGGTCGTGATGCCGAATCACATCCACTTTCTGGCGACCCCGTTTGAAGGCGTCGAGTTGGCCGAGATCGCCCATTCGATCAAATCTTACACTGCGCACGAGGCAAACAAGATTCTTAATCGATCCGGTCAGTTCTGGCAGCACGAGCCGTTCGATCGATACATCAGGAATCAGCGCCATTACGTGAACGTGATCGATTACATCGAGAATAACCCGGTCAAAGCTGGCTTGTGCAGGAATCGGTCGGATTGGCGATACTCGAGCGCGTGGGGTGAACGCGCCTGA
- a CDS encoding DUF2695 domain-containing protein, whose translation MAILRKRQIENLAQLSGEELEEFLKSLPAGQFDFEDLFDFLEFKLENEECNHSLRFAMQFMMENRLNFPRVSSWLQENGGFCDCKVLEQIVPAWRKAFD comes from the coding sequence ATGGCCATTTTACGAAAACGACAGATCGAGAATTTAGCGCAATTGAGCGGGGAAGAACTCGAGGAATTCCTCAAGTCTTTGCCTGCCGGACAGTTTGATTTTGAAGACTTGTTCGATTTTCTTGAATTCAAGCTGGAAAATGAGGAATGCAATCACTCGTTGCGGTTCGCGATGCAGTTTATGATGGAAAACCGTCTGAATTTTCCACGCGTCAGTTCGTGGCTGCAGGAAAACGGCGGCTTCTGCGACTGCAAGGTGCTGGAGCAGATCGTCCCGGCCTGGCGAAAAGCGTTCGATTGA
- a CDS encoding MFS transporter, which produces MLIDITPLKVSRDYRLLFFGQLVSFFGTMISIVAINWQMYTLTGSSEMVGFIALAEFFPMLILAFVGGAIADAFDRRRILRLTEIGQTLVTSILLINSLLATPRIWVIFLCAALHAGFAAIQRPAFESFIQKVIPVEMMSAVMALNSMRWSLGAVISPVVAGLITTSFGAKTAYAVDLVTFAASLIAVFLISAVPAQANADKPSVKNVLAAWKYAFSRPDLLGTYLIDIAAMLFAFPHALYPALAREYGEKYLGFFYGAIALGALTASLTSGWTKFVYKHGRMIIGAAALWGVAIFLFGLASNIWVALFCLVLAGFFDMISGIFRGSVWNQTVPNFMRGRLASIEMISYLTGPYLGSAKMGFVAERFGNGPALISGGIMCVAAVLLVAAFLPKFLSYDGRDGIKRREREEAEREKGICDL; this is translated from the coding sequence GTGTTAATCGACATCACACCGCTCAAGGTCTCGCGTGATTACCGGCTGCTCTTCTTCGGGCAGCTGGTTTCATTTTTCGGGACGATGATCTCGATCGTCGCGATCAACTGGCAGATGTACACGCTGACCGGTTCGAGCGAGATGGTCGGATTCATCGCGCTCGCCGAGTTCTTCCCGATGTTGATCCTCGCGTTCGTCGGCGGTGCGATCGCCGACGCTTTCGACCGCCGGCGCATCCTGCGGTTGACCGAGATCGGCCAGACGCTCGTGACATCGATCCTTCTTATCAATTCACTGCTGGCGACGCCGCGGATCTGGGTCATTTTTCTGTGCGCCGCGCTGCACGCCGGGTTCGCCGCGATTCAACGGCCGGCGTTCGAATCGTTCATTCAAAAGGTCATCCCGGTCGAGATGATGTCGGCCGTGATGGCGCTCAATTCGATGCGCTGGAGCCTCGGCGCGGTCATCAGTCCCGTCGTCGCCGGTCTGATCACGACGTCGTTCGGCGCCAAAACGGCTTATGCCGTCGATCTAGTGACTTTTGCCGCGTCGCTCATCGCGGTCTTTCTTATCAGCGCGGTTCCGGCGCAGGCGAATGCGGACAAACCCAGTGTCAAGAACGTCTTGGCGGCCTGGAAATATGCGTTCTCGCGCCCGGATCTGCTCGGGACTTACCTGATCGACATCGCGGCGATGCTATTTGCGTTTCCGCACGCGCTCTATCCGGCGCTGGCAAGGGAGTACGGTGAAAAATACCTTGGCTTCTTTTACGGCGCGATCGCCCTCGGCGCGTTGACCGCGAGCCTGACCTCGGGCTGGACCAAATTCGTTTACAAGCACGGCCGGATGATAATCGGCGCGGCCGCGCTCTGGGGCGTGGCGATATTCCTTTTCGGACTTGCGTCGAACATTTGGGTGGCGTTATTTTGTCTCGTGCTTGCAGGTTTTTTCGATATGATCAGCGGGATTTTCCGCGGTTCGGTCTGGAACCAAACGGTCCCGAATTTTATGCGCGGGCGTCTGGCAAGCATCGAGATGATAAGCTATCTTACGGGGCCTTACCTTGGCAGTGCGAAAATGGGATTCGTCGCCGAACGCTTCGGTAACGGCCCGGCGCTGATCTCGGGTGGAATAATGTGCGTCGCGGCAGTGCTCCTGGTCGCTGCCTTTTTGCCGAAATTCTTATCATACGACGGCCGCGACGGCATAAAGCGCCGCGAGCGGGAAGAAGCTGAGAGGGAGAAGGGGATTTGCGATTTGTGA
- a CDS encoding proprotein convertase P-domain-containing protein, whose amino-acid sequence MINLNKRKWILATAFAAFAAGIFYLGGISLAQSTEKEVVDVAPTDSTQFLAGNGKNSPVVDPLVKKNGIDEPENYVSTNEVEPNETAAAATKLGGSAIRVRGDIYPNADVDFYSFYANAGDRVFAATQTSSGQGGTNSTLDLIGSDGTTIIETDLDDGSFATAASSIAGRTVPSSGLYYLKVTGSTATTQIRYYDLYLQVQGGSPGAEVEPNDSTATATPMNAGRFMSGAISSTTDAADFYSFTANAGDTVFLSLDFDPERDAATWNGRLGLSTFSNFTLVVNDTNAGSPNSEAFMFTIKQAGTYYAYVDPSSPGSGAPTFTYNLSVTVIPAKESKCTTYTTANAAQPIGPDPTSPNAVQTISIPDSKRISKAIVNVNITHAKMADIDLDITSPQGNSMTLFNDVGSATANTANLLDLDVNFDDDAALPIGVFTVVKPMHYQPENFTRLSWLKGENAQGTWTLTARDDTVADAGTLNSWSVTVCEDPALASVPALEQTIYSSNFETDDGGFTHSGTGDEWERGLPTTNVAGAAIIDNCFSGTSCWKTDLDNTYNNAPTAGTNITQDLISPNIDLTGQAGRALKLSWAHKYQVESASFDHYYVEVKEVGGSGLTRRVFEHTDGTMTGIVGSPNITLQGSAGWAVREYDITEFAGKTVTVTFHMDQDNTVPFAGVAVDDVSVVALKTPASADFDADGGTDISVFRTNGEDATDGRWYVLNSSNASVTSQQFGLDTDTPVAGDYDGDGDVDIAVFRASEGRWYISQGSRFNFSVIYFGTAGDIAVPADYDGDGKTDAAVFRAGTWIIRRSSDSAVQFVAFGLAGDNLVPRDYDGDGKADIAVFRNGTWYIQQSFYGTTRIEQFGTTGDTPVVGDYDRDRKADLAVFRAGTWYIRNSATCSTDIVAWGLATDVPVQGDYDRDRRTDIAVYRNGVWYILRSSDNTFIGPNWGIAGDTPIPPR is encoded by the coding sequence ATGATCAATTTAAATAAGCGCAAATGGATCCTGGCAACCGCCTTTGCGGCGTTTGCGGCGGGGATCTTCTATCTTGGCGGAATCTCGTTGGCGCAGAGCACCGAAAAGGAAGTCGTGGACGTGGCGCCGACCGATTCGACACAATTTCTTGCGGGCAACGGGAAAAACTCGCCCGTCGTTGACCCGCTCGTTAAGAAGAACGGCATCGACGAGCCGGAGAATTACGTTTCGACGAACGAGGTCGAGCCGAACGAGACGGCCGCGGCGGCAACCAAGCTTGGCGGCAGCGCGATTCGCGTTCGCGGCGACATTTATCCGAACGCCGACGTCGATTTTTATTCTTTCTACGCCAATGCCGGCGATCGCGTTTTTGCGGCGACCCAAACATCTTCCGGTCAGGGCGGAACGAATTCGACGCTCGACCTGATCGGCTCGGACGGCACGACGATCATCGAAACGGATCTCGACGACGGCAGTTTTGCGACTGCGGCGTCGAGCATCGCGGGCCGAACGGTTCCGAGCTCGGGTCTTTATTATCTGAAAGTGACCGGCTCGACGGCGACCACGCAAATTCGCTATTACGACCTCTATCTTCAGGTTCAGGGCGGCAGTCCGGGAGCGGAAGTGGAGCCGAACGATTCGACGGCCACCGCGACGCCGATGAACGCCGGCCGTTTTATGAGCGGCGCGATCAGTTCCACGACTGACGCCGCGGATTTTTATTCGTTCACGGCAAACGCGGGCGACACGGTTTTCCTCAGCCTCGATTTCGACCCCGAGCGCGATGCCGCGACTTGGAACGGCAGGTTGGGTCTTTCGACATTCAGCAATTTCACGTTGGTCGTCAACGACACGAATGCGGGTTCGCCCAACTCGGAAGCGTTTATGTTCACGATCAAACAGGCGGGAACCTATTATGCGTACGTCGATCCGTCGTCCCCCGGTTCAGGAGCGCCGACCTTCACCTACAATCTGAGCGTGACGGTCATCCCGGCGAAGGAAAGCAAGTGCACGACGTACACCACGGCAAATGCCGCGCAGCCGATCGGACCTGATCCGACGAGCCCGAACGCGGTCCAGACGATCAGCATTCCGGATAGCAAGCGGATCAGCAAGGCGATCGTCAACGTCAACATCACGCACGCCAAGATGGCCGATATCGACCTCGACATCACCAGTCCGCAGGGCAATTCGATGACGCTTTTCAACGATGTCGGCAGCGCCACGGCGAATACGGCCAATCTGCTCGATCTGGACGTCAATTTCGACGACGATGCGGCGCTTCCGATCGGCGTTTTCACGGTCGTCAAGCCGATGCACTACCAGCCGGAGAACTTCACCAGATTGTCTTGGCTGAAAGGCGAGAACGCGCAGGGCACGTGGACGCTGACCGCCCGCGATGACACGGTTGCGGATGCCGGAACGCTCAACAGTTGGAGCGTCACGGTTTGCGAAGATCCGGCGCTCGCAAGCGTTCCGGCGCTCGAGCAGACGATCTACAGTTCGAATTTCGAGACCGATGACGGCGGCTTCACGCATTCCGGTACCGGAGACGAATGGGAACGCGGTTTGCCGACGACCAACGTCGCCGGCGCGGCGATCATCGATAACTGCTTCAGCGGAACGAGTTGCTGGAAGACCGATCTCGACAACACATACAACAACGCTCCGACCGCGGGTACGAATATCACGCAGGACCTGATCTCGCCGAACATCGATCTTACCGGTCAGGCGGGCCGCGCGTTGAAGCTCTCCTGGGCGCACAAGTATCAGGTCGAATCGGCGAGCTTCGACCATTACTACGTCGAAGTCAAGGAGGTCGGCGGCAGCGGTCTGACGCGGCGGGTGTTTGAACATACCGACGGCACGATGACCGGGATCGTCGGAAGTCCGAACATCACTCTTCAGGGCAGCGCCGGTTGGGCCGTCAGGGAGTACGACATCACCGAATTTGCGGGCAAAACCGTGACCGTCACGTTCCATATGGATCAGGACAATACGGTTCCATTCGCGGGCGTGGCTGTAGACGATGTCAGCGTCGTCGCCCTTAAAACTCCGGCCAGCGCGGACTTTGACGCCGACGGTGGAACCGACATTTCCGTTTTCCGCACGAACGGTGAGGACGCGACGGACGGACGCTGGTACGTTCTCAACAGCTCGAACGCGAGCGTCACCAGCCAGCAGTTCGGCCTTGACACCGACACGCCGGTGGCCGGCGATTACGACGGGGACGGAGACGTCGATATTGCCGTTTTCCGTGCCAGTGAGGGCCGCTGGTACATTTCGCAGGGCTCGCGCTTCAACTTCAGCGTGATCTACTTCGGAACGGCAGGCGATATTGCTGTCCCGGCCGATTACGATGGTGACGGCAAGACGGACGCCGCGGTTTTTCGCGCCGGAACCTGGATCATCCGCCGCAGTTCGGATAGCGCGGTCCAGTTCGTTGCTTTCGGATTGGCGGGCGACAACCTCGTGCCGCGCGATTACGATGGCGACGGCAAGGCCGATATCGCTGTCTTCCGCAACGGCACGTGGTACATCCAGCAGAGTTTCTACGGAACGACGCGGATCGAGCAGTTCGGAACGACAGGCGACACGCCGGTCGTCGGCGACTACGACCGCGACCGTAAGGCGGACCTCGCGGTTTTCCGTGCAGGTACGTGGTATATCCGTAACAGCGCGACGTGTTCGACGGACATCGTGGCGTGGGGGCTCGCAACGGACGTCCCGGTTCAGGGCGACTACGACCGCGACCGAAGGACCGATATCGCGGTCTATCGGAATGGGGTTTGGTACATTCTCCGCAGTTCGGACAATACGTTCATCGGACCGAATTGGGGAATTGCAGGCGACACGCCGATACCGCCGAGGTAA